The following are from one region of the Leucobacter sp. Psy1 genome:
- a CDS encoding IS30 family transposase produces MEVCMARVPRNYSDEAWSAVLNEVVRVGSIEAVAAGRGMSRNTVTKWARLAGMDTSRRYARRADLTDAERSPGRAYHRLGLEERVFIETALGMEPAWSYRRIARHLGVNVSTVSREVRRHPVTRPPLPNGNAGSGGSRYHAVTSQYRTMLLRRSPRTRKLDDTFLRALVADRLNAKCSPQQVAGRLRVEFPDSPELWVSHETIYQALYVQGAGALRHELTVEKALRSGRTGRIPQSKLPARTRRPWLDGAHLLDRPAEVADRAVPGHWEGDLVVGPGNSGLVTLVERQTRFALIGRLPGVRDSATVVQVMQEMVEGLPGELRKTVTWDQGVEMARHAEFTVATGCRVFFCDPHSPWQRGSNENLNGLIRDFYPKGTNFNGVSDGEIAQVQELLNGRPRQTLGFYTPRERLDELISGVALAP; encoded by the coding sequence ATGGAGGTGTGTATGGCAAGGGTGCCGAGGAACTACTCGGACGAGGCATGGTCCGCTGTCTTGAACGAGGTGGTGCGCGTCGGGTCGATTGAAGCGGTCGCTGCTGGGCGAGGTATGAGCCGGAACACGGTGACGAAATGGGCCAGGCTAGCGGGCATGGACACCTCACGCAGGTATGCACGCCGGGCAGACCTTACTGATGCGGAACGTTCCCCGGGGCGCGCTTACCATCGTCTGGGGTTGGAAGAGCGGGTGTTCATCGAGACCGCGCTCGGCATGGAACCTGCCTGGTCATATCGCCGGATTGCCCGGCATCTCGGAGTGAACGTATCGACAGTGTCTCGGGAGGTGAGGCGTCATCCAGTGACCCGCCCTCCCCTGCCGAACGGGAACGCTGGGAGCGGGGGTTCTAGGTATCACGCTGTGACGAGCCAGTATCGGACGATGCTGCTGCGCAGATCTCCCCGAACAAGAAAGCTCGACGATACGTTCCTGCGAGCATTGGTGGCCGATAGGTTGAATGCGAAGTGTTCGCCGCAGCAGGTCGCTGGCAGGTTGCGGGTCGAGTTCCCCGATAGTCCGGAGTTGTGGGTGTCGCACGAAACGATCTATCAAGCCCTGTACGTGCAAGGCGCCGGTGCCCTGCGGCACGAACTCACTGTCGAGAAAGCGCTCCGTTCGGGACGGACCGGGCGCATCCCTCAGTCCAAGCTGCCGGCGCGGACGAGGCGTCCGTGGTTGGACGGGGCGCACTTATTGGATCGTCCTGCCGAGGTTGCTGATCGTGCAGTTCCTGGGCACTGGGAAGGGGATCTCGTGGTCGGTCCGGGGAACTCTGGACTGGTGACGCTGGTGGAGCGGCAGACTCGGTTCGCGTTGATCGGCAGGCTTCCCGGGGTGCGGGACTCGGCCACGGTGGTTCAGGTGATGCAAGAGATGGTCGAGGGGTTGCCCGGGGAGTTACGCAAGACGGTGACGTGGGATCAGGGGGTCGAGATGGCTCGGCATGCTGAGTTCACGGTCGCGACGGGGTGTCGGGTGTTTTTCTGTGATCCGCACTCGCCCTGGCAGCGGGGGTCGAACGAGAACCTCAATGGGTTGATCCGTGATTTTTATCCCAAGGGAACCAATTTCAATGGTGTCAGTGACGGGGAGATCGCCCAGGTGCAGGAGCTCTTGAACGGTCGCCCGCGTCAGACGTTGGGGTTTTACACGCCGCGTGAGAGGCTGGACGAGTTGATCAGCGGTGTTGCACTAGCCCCCTGA
- a CDS encoding DUF3515 family protein, translated as MTFRRRALRTLAALGALCVTAPLVSACSSGEVPMDAAEDANNPACADVIVRLPDTVADLDRRTTNAQSTGAWGDPAGVLLRCGVEPSGPTTDECVDVNGVDWIIDRSNAPLYRFEAYGRSPGLEVIVNSELASGTATVVDLGAVVQYLPQERECTSLADTLDLDE; from the coding sequence GTGACTTTTCGACGCCGCGCTCTGCGCACGCTCGCCGCTCTCGGCGCCCTGTGCGTCACCGCCCCGCTCGTCTCGGCGTGCTCGTCGGGCGAGGTGCCGATGGACGCCGCGGAGGACGCGAACAATCCGGCCTGCGCCGACGTGATCGTCCGACTGCCCGACACGGTGGCGGACCTCGACCGCCGCACGACGAACGCGCAGTCGACCGGGGCGTGGGGCGACCCCGCAGGGGTGCTGCTTCGCTGCGGCGTCGAGCCGAGCGGTCCGACGACCGACGAGTGCGTCGACGTCAACGGCGTCGACTGGATCATCGACCGCTCGAACGCACCGCTCTACCGCTTCGAAGCATACGGGCGCTCCCCCGGCCTCGAAGTCATCGTGAACTCCGAGCTCGCCAGCGGTACCGCGACCGTCGTCGACCTGGGTGCCGTAGTCCAGTACCTTCCGCAGGAGCGGGAGTGCACGAGCCTCGCCGACACCCTCGACCTCGACGAGTAG
- a CDS encoding D-alanine--D-alanine ligase family protein has translation MTKDQMRTVVLLFGGRSSEHEISCVTAAGVLHAIDQSRFRVIPVGITKTGATVLVDAERLDGFRLDGDELPHVDDNGTRVLWPASAMTRELSVIESDGTIRSLGDIDVVFPTLHGPFGEDGTVQGLLELVDLPYVGSGVLGSALCMDKHAVKTILSDSGVAVAPWNTITRAQLAQDPSRVERLDEGLDYPLFVKPARAGSSVGVTRVKEPRELSAAVDVAFAEDSIVLVESGVVGREVEIAVLGGRDGGPTRTSSVVGEIVFSGRDFYDYEAKYLGASGVDLELPANVTDEELRALQDAAAEAFELAQCGGLARVDFFLTDAGPVLNEINTMPGFTPISMYPSLWSASGVEYTDLISELIDLALERS, from the coding sequence ATGACGAAGGATCAGATGCGCACGGTAGTCCTGCTGTTCGGCGGCCGATCGAGCGAGCACGAGATCAGCTGCGTGACGGCTGCTGGAGTGCTCCACGCCATCGACCAGAGTCGGTTCCGCGTGATCCCCGTCGGCATCACGAAGACGGGCGCGACGGTGCTCGTCGATGCGGAACGACTCGATGGGTTCCGCCTCGACGGTGACGAGTTGCCGCACGTCGATGACAACGGCACCCGGGTGCTGTGGCCGGCGTCCGCGATGACGCGTGAGCTCAGCGTTATCGAATCCGACGGCACGATCAGGTCGCTCGGCGACATCGACGTGGTCTTCCCGACCCTCCACGGCCCGTTCGGTGAGGACGGCACGGTGCAGGGGCTGCTCGAGCTCGTGGATCTGCCGTATGTCGGCAGCGGCGTGCTCGGCTCGGCGCTCTGCATGGATAAGCACGCCGTGAAGACGATCCTTTCGGATTCCGGTGTGGCGGTGGCGCCGTGGAACACGATCACGCGTGCGCAGCTGGCGCAGGATCCGAGCCGCGTGGAGCGCCTCGACGAGGGGCTCGACTACCCGCTCTTCGTGAAACCGGCTCGCGCCGGGTCGAGTGTCGGCGTCACCCGAGTGAAGGAGCCCCGGGAGTTGTCCGCGGCGGTCGACGTCGCCTTCGCGGAGGACTCGATCGTGCTCGTGGAGAGCGGGGTCGTGGGCCGCGAGGTCGAGATCGCCGTGCTGGGCGGCCGAGACGGAGGCCCGACGCGCACCAGTTCGGTCGTCGGCGAGATCGTGTTCTCGGGGCGCGACTTCTACGACTACGAGGCGAAGTACCTCGGGGCTTCTGGCGTGGACCTCGAGCTGCCGGCGAACGTCACCGACGAGGAACTGCGTGCACTGCAGGACGCCGCTGCCGAGGCGTTCGAGCTCGCCCAGTGCGGCGGCCTCGCTCGCGTCGACTTCTTCCTCACCGACGCGGGGCCCGTGCTCAACGAGATCAACACCATGCCCGGCTTCACGCCCATCTCGATGTATCCGAGCCTCTGGTCGGCTTCGGGAGTCGAGTACACGGATCTCATCTCCGAGCTGATCGATCTGGCTCTCGAGCGCTCCTAG
- a CDS encoding NAD(P)H-dependent glycerol-3-phosphate dehydrogenase, protein MTTRPIPVVTGNLQRNRGRKVAVIGSGSWGTTFAKVLADAGCDTTIWARRHEVAQEIQVARRNSQYLPGINLPRTLHATADLAEALKGKSLVFLAVPSQTLRQNLLDLEPYLDRRTVLVSLVKGVERTTTMRMSEVIVDTLDLEPHRVGAVSGPNIALEIAKEQPTGGVAACADAAVAQEIATACSAPYFRGYVSTDVIGTELGGVLKNLIALAIGIVDGVGYGENTKAAIITRGLAEMTEFAVASGADPTSLSGLSGLGDLIATCQSPLSRNNTAGRLIGQGYTQEETREQMSQVAEGITSVPSVLELARERGISMPIVEQVQMVLDRRMPPKDLGPHLATENDVPQPELSLSGEPQGRLRRFWDRLVGE, encoded by the coding sequence TTGACTACGAGACCAATTCCGGTCGTCACCGGTAACCTGCAGCGGAACCGAGGCCGGAAGGTCGCGGTGATCGGCTCGGGCAGCTGGGGCACGACGTTCGCGAAGGTTCTCGCCGACGCCGGCTGCGACACCACCATCTGGGCCCGCCGCCACGAGGTGGCGCAGGAGATTCAGGTCGCGAGGCGAAACTCCCAGTACCTGCCTGGCATCAACCTGCCGCGCACGCTCCACGCGACTGCGGACCTCGCCGAAGCGCTGAAGGGCAAGTCGCTCGTCTTCCTTGCGGTGCCCAGCCAGACCCTCAGGCAGAACCTCTTGGACCTCGAGCCGTACCTCGATCGTCGGACCGTGCTCGTCAGCCTGGTCAAGGGCGTGGAGCGGACGACGACGATGCGCATGTCCGAGGTGATCGTCGACACGCTCGATCTCGAACCGCACCGGGTCGGCGCCGTCTCCGGCCCGAACATCGCGCTCGAAATCGCGAAGGAGCAGCCGACCGGCGGCGTGGCAGCGTGCGCCGATGCCGCCGTGGCGCAGGAGATCGCGACTGCCTGCTCGGCCCCGTACTTCCGCGGGTACGTCAGCACCGACGTGATCGGTACGGAGCTCGGCGGTGTACTCAAGAACCTGATCGCGCTCGCGATCGGCATCGTCGACGGTGTCGGATACGGCGAGAACACGAAGGCGGCGATCATCACGCGCGGCCTCGCAGAGATGACCGAGTTCGCGGTCGCGTCCGGCGCCGATCCGACATCGCTCTCGGGGCTCTCCGGTCTCGGTGACCTCATCGCGACCTGCCAGTCCCCGCTGTCGCGGAACAACACCGCAGGGCGCCTCATCGGACAGGGATACACCCAGGAGGAGACGCGCGAGCAGATGAGCCAGGTCGCCGAGGGCATCACCTCGGTTCCCTCGGTGCTCGAGCTCGCACGTGAGCGCGGCATCTCGATGCCGATCGTGGAGCAGGTGCAGATGGTGCTCGACCGTCGCATGCCGCCGAAGGATCTCGGGCCGCACCTGGCGACCGAGAATGACGTGCCCCAGCCGGAGCTCTCGCTGAGCGGCGAACCGCAGGGACGACTGCGGCGATTCTGGGATCGCCTCGTCGGCGAATAG
- a CDS encoding 1-acyl-sn-glycerol-3-phosphate acyltransferase translates to MSDTVKMRSTASAEKRRPSVFWVLATLILPFWSLMVRYRFTPESRLPQRGSFILSPNHYSEIDPIAMGAAVWHLGRAPRFLAKASLFKLPVVGWLLRASGQVPVERDGRTRSSASNPLGAAGELIRREAGVIVYPEGSLTRDPDLWPMRGKSGAVRLALESGMPLIPVAHWGTQRLMPRYGKRIHPFPRKTIEIAVGEPLDLSRFEGRTDQRSIAEATDLLMAEIAKLLGGLRGETPPEERWDPSKHQQNETGRF, encoded by the coding sequence ATGAGCGACACGGTGAAGATGCGCAGCACGGCATCAGCGGAGAAGCGGCGGCCCTCGGTCTTCTGGGTACTCGCCACGCTGATCCTGCCGTTCTGGTCGTTGATGGTGCGGTACCGATTCACACCGGAGTCGCGGCTCCCGCAGCGGGGCTCATTCATCCTGTCGCCCAACCACTACAGCGAGATCGATCCCATCGCGATGGGCGCGGCCGTCTGGCACCTGGGTCGCGCACCGCGCTTCCTGGCGAAGGCGAGCCTCTTCAAGCTTCCGGTCGTGGGCTGGCTGCTGCGCGCCTCCGGTCAGGTGCCGGTCGAGCGCGACGGTCGCACCCGCAGCTCGGCGAGTAATCCGCTCGGGGCTGCAGGTGAGCTCATCCGACGCGAGGCCGGGGTCATCGTCTATCCGGAGGGCTCGCTCACCCGCGATCCCGACCTGTGGCCGATGCGGGGCAAGAGCGGCGCCGTGCGCCTGGCGCTGGAGTCGGGCATGCCGCTGATCCCTGTGGCCCACTGGGGTACGCAGCGCCTCATGCCGCGATACGGCAAGCGCATCCACCCGTTCCCCCGCAAGACCATCGAGATCGCCGTGGGGGAGCCGCTGGATCTCAGCCGGTTCGAGGGGCGCACCGATCAGCGGTCGATCGCCGAGGCGACGGACCTGCTCATGGCGGAGATCGCGAAACTGCTCGGCGGGCTCCGCGGTGAGACGCCGCCGGAGGAGCGCTGGGACCCGAGCAAGCACCAGCAGAATGAGACGGGGCGTTTTTGA
- the murA gene encoding UDP-N-acetylglucosamine 1-carboxyvinyltransferase: MDAHYDPREVRVTKNKEDLGLHKDSQKAAARVGLTSDEIIINGGRPLNGRIEVRGAKNLATKAMVASLLGHTPSTLRNVPNISDVRVVAGLLALHGVLITRGAEEGEWRLDPSNVETAHKADIDAHAGSSRIPILFCGPLLHRLGEAFIPDLGGCRIGDRPIDFHLDALRNFGAVIEKLPSGISLTAPNGLKGANIELPYPSVGATEQVLLTAVLAEGQTELRNAAIEPEIVDLICILQKMGAIISMEPNRVIFIEGVKELRGYDHAAIFDRNEAASWAAAALATKGDIFVGGVEQEEMMTFLNVFRKVGGDFDVRPDGIRFWHPGGMLKPVTIETDVHPGFMTDWQQPLVVALTQADGVSTIHETVYENRFGFTDALNKMGADIKVYKDGLHDDTRRVMRREFEQAAVITGPTDLSGADVEVPDLRGGFSHLIAALTAEGQSKVTNIGIISRGYENFIEKLRLLGADFIYEG; this comes from the coding sequence ATGGATGCCCACTACGATCCCCGCGAGGTCCGAGTGACGAAGAACAAGGAAGACCTGGGACTCCACAAAGATTCCCAGAAGGCCGCCGCACGGGTCGGTCTCACCTCAGATGAGATCATCATCAACGGCGGACGGCCGCTCAACGGCCGCATCGAGGTGCGCGGGGCCAAGAACCTCGCCACCAAGGCCATGGTTGCCTCGCTGCTCGGCCACACCCCGAGCACGCTGCGCAACGTCCCGAACATCTCCGACGTCCGCGTGGTCGCCGGCCTCCTCGCCCTGCACGGCGTGCTCATCACGCGCGGCGCAGAAGAGGGCGAGTGGCGTCTCGACCCGTCGAACGTCGAGACCGCGCACAAGGCCGACATCGACGCGCACGCGGGGTCGTCGCGCATCCCGATCCTGTTCTGCGGCCCGCTGCTGCACCGGCTCGGCGAGGCATTCATCCCCGACCTCGGCGGGTGCCGGATCGGCGACCGCCCGATCGACTTCCACCTCGACGCGCTCCGCAACTTCGGCGCCGTTATCGAGAAGCTTCCGAGCGGCATCAGCCTGACGGCGCCGAACGGCCTGAAGGGCGCCAACATCGAGCTTCCGTACCCATCGGTCGGGGCGACGGAGCAGGTGCTGCTCACCGCCGTACTGGCGGAGGGGCAGACCGAGCTCCGCAACGCGGCCATCGAGCCGGAGATCGTCGATCTGATCTGCATCCTCCAGAAGATGGGGGCGATCATCTCGATGGAGCCGAATCGCGTCATCTTCATCGAGGGCGTGAAGGAGCTCCGCGGTTACGACCACGCGGCGATCTTCGATCGCAACGAGGCGGCGAGCTGGGCGGCGGCCGCGCTGGCTACGAAGGGCGACATCTTCGTCGGCGGCGTGGAGCAGGAAGAGATGATGACCTTCCTGAACGTCTTCCGCAAGGTCGGCGGCGACTTCGACGTGCGACCCGACGGTATCCGCTTCTGGCACCCGGGCGGCATGCTCAAGCCGGTGACGATCGAGACCGACGTGCACCCCGGCTTCATGACCGACTGGCAGCAGCCGCTCGTGGTGGCGCTCACGCAGGCCGACGGCGTCTCGACGATCCACGAGACCGTCTACGAGAACCGCTTCGGCTTCACCGACGCGCTCAACAAGATGGGCGCCGACATCAAGGTGTACAAGGACGGACTGCACGACGACACGCGTCGCGTCATGCGCCGCGAGTTCGAGCAGGCCGCCGTGATCACGGGCCCGACGGATCTGTCGGGCGCCGACGTCGAGGTCCCCGACCTCCGTGGCGGCTTCAGCCACCTCATCGCCGCGCTCACGGCTGAGGGCCAGTCGAAGGTCACGAACATCGGCATCATCTCGCGCGGGTACGAGAACTTCATCGAGAAGCTGCGCCTCCTCGGCGCCGACTTCATCTACGAGGGATAG
- the leuD gene encoding 3-isopropylmalate dehydratase small subunit, producing the protein MEKFTTFTATAAPLKRSNVDTDQIIPAVFLKRVTKTGFEDALFYHWRQDPEFVLNQPEFQHAEILVAGPDFGTGSSREHAVWALRDYGIKVVISPRFADIFRGNSSKQGLVAAQVEEPEVERIWQILDEQPGAQVTVSLEDRTVSIGDLTVPFQIDEYARWRLMEGLDDISLTLRSEDAISAFESKRPSWMPTTIPARSE; encoded by the coding sequence ATGGAGAAGTTCACCACGTTCACGGCGACTGCTGCTCCGCTGAAGCGTTCGAACGTCGATACCGACCAGATCATCCCTGCCGTGTTCCTGAAGCGGGTCACGAAGACCGGCTTCGAGGATGCGCTGTTCTACCACTGGCGGCAGGATCCGGAGTTTGTGCTCAACCAGCCCGAGTTCCAGCACGCCGAGATCCTGGTCGCCGGCCCCGACTTCGGTACCGGTTCGTCGCGCGAGCACGCCGTCTGGGCGCTGCGCGACTACGGGATCAAGGTCGTGATCTCTCCCCGGTTCGCCGACATCTTCCGTGGCAACTCGAGCAAGCAGGGTCTCGTGGCCGCGCAGGTCGAGGAGCCCGAGGTCGAGCGGATCTGGCAGATCCTCGACGAGCAACCCGGGGCCCAGGTCACGGTGAGTCTCGAGGACCGCACGGTCTCGATCGGCGACCTGACGGTCCCGTTCCAGATCGACGAGTACGCTCGCTGGCGCCTCATGGAGGGTCTCGATGACATCTCCCTGACGCTCCGCAGCGAAGACGCCATCAGCGCGTTCGAATCCAAGCGTCCGTCATGGATGCCCACTACGATCCCCGCGAGGTCCGAGTGA
- the leuC gene encoding 3-isopropylmalate dehydratase large subunit produces the protein MTAQPRTLAEKLWNDHVVVRGEDGAPDLIYIDLHLIHEVTSPQAFDGLRMANRPLRRVDLMIATEDHNTPTLNINRQIEDPTSRVQIDTLRKNVEEFGVRAHPLGDREQGIVHVVGPQLGLTMPGVTVVCGDSHTSTHGAFGALAFGIGTSEVEHVMATQTLPLKPFKTMAINVEGELRPGVTAKDIILAVIAKIGTGGGQGYVLEYRGSTIRNLSMDGRMTICNMSIEAGARAGMVAPDETTFAYVKDRPHAPQGEDWDAAVEYWKTLPTDEGAVFDEEVFIDASQLEPFVTWGTNPGQGVLLSDTVPNPADIEEPNARASAERALEYMDLQAGTPMKEIAVDTVFMGSCTNSRLDDLRDFASIIQGKRKAEGLRLMVVPGSARVRLEAEAEGIDKIVEEFGGEWRFAGCSMCLGMNPDQLAPGERCASTSNRNFEGRQGKGGRTHLVSPLVAAATAIRGTLSSPWDLAEDEANGVDHGATNEKVEA, from the coding sequence ATGACTGCACAACCCCGCACTCTGGCGGAAAAGCTCTGGAACGACCACGTCGTCGTTCGCGGTGAAGACGGCGCCCCCGATCTCATCTACATCGATCTCCACCTGATTCACGAGGTTACGAGCCCGCAGGCGTTCGATGGCCTGCGCATGGCCAATCGGCCGCTGCGTCGAGTCGATCTCATGATCGCGACCGAGGATCACAACACCCCGACCCTCAACATCAACCGTCAGATCGAGGATCCGACGAGTCGCGTGCAGATCGACACGCTCCGCAAGAATGTTGAAGAGTTCGGCGTGCGTGCGCATCCGCTCGGCGACCGCGAGCAGGGCATCGTGCACGTGGTCGGCCCGCAGCTGGGTCTGACAATGCCCGGCGTGACGGTGGTCTGCGGCGATAGCCACACCTCGACGCACGGCGCGTTCGGGGCGCTCGCGTTCGGCATCGGCACGAGCGAGGTCGAGCACGTCATGGCGACGCAGACGCTGCCGCTCAAGCCGTTCAAGACGATGGCGATCAACGTCGAGGGCGAGCTGCGCCCAGGCGTCACGGCGAAGGACATCATCCTCGCGGTGATCGCGAAGATCGGGACCGGTGGCGGTCAGGGGTACGTGCTCGAGTACCGCGGGTCGACGATCCGCAATCTCTCGATGGACGGCCGCATGACGATCTGCAACATGTCGATCGAGGCGGGTGCCCGCGCGGGCATGGTCGCGCCGGACGAGACGACGTTCGCGTACGTGAAGGATCGCCCTCACGCCCCGCAGGGTGAGGACTGGGACGCCGCGGTCGAGTACTGGAAGACACTGCCCACCGACGAGGGCGCCGTCTTCGACGAGGAGGTCTTCATCGACGCCTCGCAGCTCGAGCCGTTCGTGACGTGGGGCACCAACCCCGGCCAGGGCGTTCTGCTGAGCGACACCGTGCCGAATCCGGCAGACATCGAGGAGCCGAACGCCCGTGCGTCGGCCGAGCGCGCGCTGGAGTACATGGATCTCCAGGCCGGTACGCCGATGAAGGAGATCGCGGTCGACACCGTCTTCATGGGCTCGTGCACGAACAGCCGCCTGGACGATCTGCGTGATTTCGCGAGCATCATCCAGGGCAAGCGCAAGGCCGAGGGGCTGCGACTGATGGTCGTGCCCGGCTCCGCTCGGGTCAGACTGGAGGCCGAGGCCGAGGGCATCGACAAGATCGTCGAGGAGTTCGGCGGGGAGTGGCGTTTCGCCGGGTGCTCGATGTGTCTCGGCATGAACCCCGACCAGCTCGCTCCTGGCGAGCGGTGCGCGTCGACGTCGAACCGCAACTTCGAGGGTCGGCAGGGCAAGGGCGGTCGTACTCACCTGGTGTCGCCACTTGTGGCCGCCGCGACGGCGATCCGCGGAACGCTGTCGAGCCCGTGGGATCTCGCAGAAGACGAGGCCAACGGTGTGGATCACGGTGCGACGAACGAGAAGGTGGAGGCGTAA
- a CDS encoding ABC transporter ATP-binding protein: MTFRFRMPVLRLPVLRRPLRSVLPNSEPAYCAPVDPDPDPGFPHDGDIVLSVDDASVSRDGITLLPPTSLTVAAGECVAVRGENGAGKTTLLRVLAGRLRPTGGSAALAGRTVDERCPEVRRAIAALIDPPALYPDLTVAGHLEFIVAAWAPFDERNEPETADPSAGLTARQSAIEAALRAFGLSPLRDRFPDELSSGQRQLVALAVTFARPARVILLDEPEQRLDPDRLALLEAEIRRASERGISVVFASHSTALVAAVAHRSVRVAA; the protein is encoded by the coding sequence GTGACATTCCGCTTCCGCATGCCCGTGCTCCGTCTGCCCGTGCTCCGTCGACCACTGCGCTCAGTGCTTCCGAACTCGGAACCCGCGTACTGCGCTCCCGTCGACCCCGATCCTGATCCAGGTTTCCCTCACGACGGTGACATCGTGCTGAGCGTCGACGATGCATCGGTCTCGCGCGACGGCATCACCCTGCTCCCGCCGACATCCCTCACCGTCGCCGCGGGGGAGTGCGTCGCCGTTCGCGGGGAGAACGGAGCGGGCAAGACGACGCTCCTCCGCGTGCTCGCCGGTCGGCTCAGGCCCACCGGCGGCTCCGCCGCCCTCGCGGGCCGCACCGTCGACGAGCGGTGCCCCGAGGTACGCCGCGCGATCGCCGCACTCATCGACCCGCCGGCGCTGTATCCGGATCTCACGGTCGCCGGTCATCTCGAGTTCATCGTGGCGGCCTGGGCGCCGTTCGACGAGCGGAATGAGCCGGAGACCGCCGATCCGTCCGCGGGACTCACGGCCCGGCAGTCCGCCATCGAAGCCGCGCTACGCGCGTTCGGGCTCTCCCCGCTGCGCGACCGGTTTCCCGACGAGCTCTCCAGTGGACAACGACAGCTCGTCGCGCTCGCGGTGACGTTCGCGAGGCCCGCCCGCGTGATCCTGCTCGATGAACCCGAGCAGCGTCTCGACCCCGACCGTCTGGCGCTGCTCGAAGCGGAGATCCGTCGCGCCTCGGAGCGCGGCATCTCGGTCGTGTTCGCCTCGCACAGCACCGCACTGGTGGCGGCCGTCGCGCACCGCAGCGTCAGGGTTGCCGCGTGA
- a CDS encoding MBL fold metallo-hydrolase: MQAFRLAHAGVVLVQADHALLIDPGSFTTAEELSLALECAPPLAGLVITHEHADHWTPEHVAAIRNAAPECPIATTATTAASLAEAGIPGARIVAEGDAMDFGPFALEFYGGRHEVLHASIPVIDNVGVRVNGVFAYGGDSLVRPPFRADVLGVPIGSPWSNISQVMDFVLHTRARRVYLTHDAMLSPAGLNLFTARVRECLAETGGELFELPTASEVSGGRASLFDFGG; this comes from the coding sequence ATGCAGGCATTCAGACTCGCTCACGCCGGAGTGGTTCTCGTCCAGGCGGACCACGCGCTCCTCATCGATCCAGGCAGCTTCACCACCGCAGAGGAGCTCTCGCTGGCGCTCGAGTGCGCGCCCCCACTCGCGGGCCTCGTCATCACGCACGAGCACGCGGATCACTGGACACCGGAACACGTGGCCGCGATCCGGAACGCAGCCCCGGAGTGCCCGATCGCCACGACCGCCACGACCGCGGCATCGCTGGCCGAGGCGGGGATTCCTGGCGCCCGGATCGTCGCCGAGGGCGATGCGATGGACTTCGGCCCGTTCGCGCTCGAATTCTACGGGGGCAGGCACGAGGTGCTGCACGCGAGCATTCCGGTCATCGACAACGTCGGCGTGCGCGTGAACGGCGTGTTCGCATACGGCGGGGATTCTCTGGTGCGCCCGCCGTTCCGCGCCGACGTGCTCGGGGTGCCCATCGGTTCACCCTGGTCGAACATCTCGCAGGTCATGGACTTCGTGCTGCACACCCGGGCACGACGCGTCTATTTGACGCACGACGCCATGCTCTCACCTGCCGGGCTGAACCTGTTCACCGCGCGAGTGCGCGAGTGCCTCGCAGAGACCGGTGGAGAGCTCTTCGAGCTCCCCACCGCGTCAGAGGTCAGCGGCGGCCGCGCGTCACTGTTCGACTTCGGAGGGTGA